One Mycolicibacterium fortuitum subsp. fortuitum genomic window carries:
- a CDS encoding cystathionine beta-synthase, with protein sequence MRIARHISELIGNTPLVQLNSVVPEGSGKVLAKIEYLNPGGSSKDRIAAKMIDAAEASGELKPGGTIVEPTSGNTGVGLALVAQTRGYKCIFVCPDKVSEDKQNVLRAYGAEVVVCPTAVPPDHPDSYYSVSNRLVEEIDGAWKPDQYSNQMGPESHYETTGPEIWADTDGTVTHFVAGVGTGGTITGTGRYLKEVSDGKVRIVGADPEGSVYSGGTGRPYLVEGVGEDFWPSAYDPKVPDEIIAVSDADSFDMTRRLAREEALLVGGSCGMAVVAALEVARKAGPDSVVVVLLPDGGRGYLSKIFNDAWMSSYGFLRNRLDGSIEQSTVGDVLRGKSGALPDLVHTHPSETVRDAIGILREYGVSQMPVVGAEPPVMAGEVAGSVSERELLSAVFEGRAKLADAVAEHMSPPLPLIGAGELVSTAAKSLRDCDAVMVVEEGKPVGVLTRHDLLGFLSEGGGRH encoded by the coding sequence ATGCGCATCGCCCGGCACATCAGTGAGCTCATAGGCAACACCCCGCTGGTCCAGCTGAACTCGGTTGTACCCGAAGGCTCGGGCAAGGTCCTGGCCAAGATCGAGTACCTGAACCCGGGTGGCAGCTCCAAGGACCGCATCGCCGCCAAGATGATCGACGCGGCCGAGGCCAGTGGCGAGCTCAAGCCCGGCGGCACCATCGTCGAACCGACGTCCGGCAACACCGGCGTCGGCCTGGCCCTGGTGGCCCAGACGCGCGGCTACAAGTGCATCTTCGTCTGCCCCGACAAGGTCAGCGAGGACAAGCAGAATGTCTTGCGCGCCTACGGTGCTGAGGTCGTGGTGTGCCCGACGGCCGTACCGCCGGACCATCCGGACAGCTACTACAGCGTCTCCAATCGTCTTGTCGAGGAGATCGACGGCGCCTGGAAGCCAGATCAGTACTCCAACCAGATGGGTCCCGAAAGTCACTACGAGACCACGGGTCCGGAGATCTGGGCCGATACCGACGGCACCGTCACCCATTTCGTGGCAGGCGTCGGCACCGGCGGCACCATCACCGGCACCGGTCGCTACCTCAAAGAGGTATCGGACGGGAAGGTGAGAATCGTCGGCGCCGACCCGGAGGGCTCGGTGTACTCCGGCGGAACCGGCCGTCCGTACCTGGTGGAAGGCGTCGGTGAGGACTTCTGGCCGTCGGCCTACGACCCCAAGGTTCCCGACGAGATCATCGCCGTCTCCGACGCCGATTCGTTCGACATGACCCGACGACTGGCCCGGGAAGAGGCGCTGCTGGTCGGCGGATCGTGCGGCATGGCAGTGGTGGCTGCACTCGAGGTGGCGCGCAAGGCGGGACCCGACTCGGTCGTGGTGGTGCTGCTGCCCGACGGTGGACGCGGTTATCTCTCAAAGATTTTCAACGACGCATGGATGTCGTCCTACGGGTTCCTCCGCAACCGTCTCGACGGGTCGATCGAGCAGTCGACCGTCGGCGACGTCCTGCGCGGCAAGTCCGGCGCGCTGCCCGACCTGGTCCACACGCACCCGTCGGAGACGGTGCGCGACGCGATCGGCATCCTGCGCGAATACGGCGTCTCGCAGATGCCGGTGGTCGGCGCCGAACCTCCGGTGATGGCGGGCGAGGTGGCCGGCAGCGTGTCCGAGCGGGAGCTGCTGTCCGCGGTGTTCGAGGGACGGGCGAAGCTGGCCGACGCGGTAGCCGAACACATGAGTCCGCCGCTGCCGCTGATCGGTGCGGGGGAGTTGGTCTCCACGGCAGCCAAATCGCTGCGGGACTGTGACGCGGTCATGGTCGTCGAAGAAGGCAAGCCCGTCGGCGTGCTCACCCGCCACGATCTGCTCGGGTTCCTGTCCGAGGGCGGCGGACGACACTAG
- a CDS encoding alpha/beta hydrolase has translation MTAPSKVSRSHHAGVSPARPYRGRRFPVSDGAPVEVVEDGPSLAGRLASLAATLTIKPTLAIGSHVPHLPWPFGLVNFAARLIRPVPGTIKATIALPNCTAQLVRADGVLPADGKRSVILYLHGGAFLACGANTHSGIVTALSGYADSPVLVVDYRMVPKHSVGTAIDDCYDAYRWLRLTGYQPDQIVLAGDSAGGYLSLALAERLVDEGEMPAALVTMSPLFEIDNESRANHPNIHTDAMFPPKAFDALVELIERAAARKGEDVYEPLDHIEPGLPRTLIHASGSEALLSDARKAAHMLAAAGVPVELRIWPGQMHVFQLASPMVAEAKRSLRQIGEYIREATW, from the coding sequence ATGACTGCACCGAGCAAGGTATCCAGGTCGCATCATGCTGGCGTAAGCCCAGCTAGGCCGTACCGCGGGCGAAGGTTCCCGGTCAGTGACGGCGCACCGGTCGAGGTGGTCGAGGACGGGCCGAGCCTGGCAGGCCGATTGGCTTCGCTGGCGGCCACGCTGACAATCAAGCCGACCTTGGCAATTGGTAGCCACGTACCGCATCTGCCGTGGCCGTTCGGGCTCGTCAATTTCGCCGCTCGGCTGATCCGGCCGGTGCCGGGGACCATCAAGGCCACCATCGCGCTGCCCAACTGCACCGCACAGCTGGTGCGTGCCGACGGCGTGCTGCCCGCCGATGGGAAACGCAGCGTCATCCTCTACTTGCACGGCGGTGCGTTCCTGGCCTGCGGGGCCAACACGCACTCCGGGATCGTCACGGCGCTGTCGGGATATGCCGACAGCCCGGTCCTGGTCGTCGATTACCGGATGGTGCCCAAGCACTCGGTGGGCACGGCGATCGACGACTGTTACGACGCCTACCGCTGGCTGCGGCTGACCGGTTACCAGCCGGACCAGATCGTGCTGGCCGGCGACTCGGCGGGCGGCTACCTGTCGCTGGCGCTGGCCGAGCGCCTGGTCGACGAGGGAGAGATGCCTGCCGCGCTGGTGACGATGTCGCCGTTGTTCGAGATCGACAACGAATCACGGGCCAACCACCCCAACATCCACACCGACGCGATGTTCCCGCCCAAGGCCTTCGATGCTCTGGTCGAGCTCATCGAGCGGGCGGCCGCCCGCAAGGGGGAGGACGTCTACGAACCTCTCGACCACATCGAGCCCGGTCTGCCTCGCACGTTGATCCACGCATCGGGCTCGGAGGCTCTGCTCAGCGATGCGCGGAAAGCCGCGCACATGCTGGCTGCGGCCGGCGTTCCCGTCGAGCTCAGGATCTGGCCCGGTCAGATGCACGTATTCCAGCTCGCGTCGCCGATGGTGGCCGAAGCGAAGCGCTCGTTGCGCCAGATCGGTGAGTACATTCGAGAGGCCACCTGGTAA
- a CDS encoding SGNH/GDSL hydrolase family protein, with amino-acid sequence MGTSRRATIALAAAATLASTGSAYIGARNLLTGQATKARQVIPKSWDIPPRADGVYHPGGGPVQKWERGVPFDLHLMIFGDSTATGYGCRVADEVPGVLIARGVAEQFDKRIRLSTKAIVGATSKGLSGQIDAMFVAGPPPDAAVIMIGANDITKPNGIGPSARRLGDAVRRLHAAGAVVVVGTCPDFGVVTAIPQPLRAFTRARGLRLARAQAAAVRAAGGVPVPFSDLLAPEFYKAPELLFSEDMFHPSAAGYALAAKQLLPALCGVLGEWDGDEALETGSADDSSLLSRLGGVSRLWHRSTGVPAPVVVHAG; translated from the coding sequence GTGGGCACATCGCGTCGGGCGACCATCGCCCTCGCCGCTGCGGCAACACTGGCCTCCACGGGGTCGGCCTATATCGGAGCACGCAACCTGCTGACCGGACAGGCCACCAAGGCCCGGCAGGTCATCCCCAAATCGTGGGACATCCCACCGCGGGCCGACGGTGTCTACCACCCGGGCGGCGGTCCGGTGCAGAAGTGGGAGCGCGGTGTCCCGTTCGACCTGCACCTGATGATCTTCGGCGATTCGACGGCGACCGGTTACGGCTGCCGGGTGGCCGACGAAGTGCCCGGTGTACTCATCGCACGAGGGGTGGCCGAGCAGTTCGACAAGCGAATCCGCCTGAGCACCAAGGCGATTGTCGGCGCCACCTCCAAGGGTCTGTCGGGCCAGATCGACGCCATGTTCGTGGCAGGGCCGCCGCCGGATGCTGCCGTGATCATGATCGGCGCCAATGACATCACCAAGCCCAACGGCATCGGGCCGTCAGCACGCCGGCTCGGCGACGCGGTGCGCCGGCTGCACGCCGCCGGGGCTGTCGTCGTGGTCGGCACGTGCCCGGACTTCGGGGTGGTCACCGCCATCCCGCAACCGTTGCGCGCCTTCACCCGCGCCCGCGGCCTGCGGCTGGCCCGCGCCCAGGCAGCTGCCGTACGCGCCGCCGGCGGGGTGCCGGTGCCGTTCTCGGACCTGCTGGCTCCGGAGTTTTACAAGGCCCCTGAGCTGCTGTTCTCCGAAGACATGTTCCATCCGTCGGCGGCAGGCTACGCACTCGCTGCCAAACAGCTGTTACCCGCGCTGTGCGGGGTGCTCGGCGAATGGGACGGCGACGAAGCACTCGAAACCGGGTCTGCGGACGACAGCTCGTTGCTGAGCCGGTTGGGCGGCGTGAGTAGGCTGTGGCATCGCTCTACCGGGGTCCCCGCTCCCGTCGTGGTGCACGCGGGATAG
- a CDS encoding acetyl-CoA C-acetyltransferase yields the protein MPEAVIVATARSPIGRAGKGSLVTMRPDDLAAQMVKAVLDKVPALDPRDIDDLIMGCGQPGGMSGFNIGRTVAVQLGYDFLPGTTVNRYCSSSLQSTRMAFHAIKAGEGHAFISAGVETVSNFGSGSADGWPDTKNPFYADAMARSEQAAAGAEEWHDPREDGLLPDVYLAMGQTAENVALHTGVSREDQDHWAVRSQNRAEEAINSGFFAREITPVTLADGTVVSTDDGPRAGTTYEKISQLKPVFRPNGTVTAGNACPLNDGAAALVVMSDVRAKELGLTPLARVVSTGVSGLSPEIMGLGPIEAVKNALANAKMTIDDIDLYEINEAFAVQVLGSARALGMDEDKLNVSGGAIALGHPFGMTGARITATLLNNLQTYDKTFGIETMCVGGGQGMAMVVERLS from the coding sequence ATGCCTGAAGCCGTCATCGTTGCCACTGCCCGTTCGCCGATCGGCCGCGCCGGCAAGGGTTCCCTCGTCACCATGCGCCCCGACGATCTCGCCGCGCAGATGGTCAAGGCCGTCCTGGACAAGGTGCCTGCGCTGGATCCGCGCGACATCGACGACCTGATCATGGGCTGTGGCCAGCCCGGCGGCATGTCGGGCTTCAACATCGGCCGCACCGTCGCCGTGCAGCTGGGTTACGACTTCCTGCCGGGCACCACCGTCAACCGCTACTGCTCGTCGTCGCTGCAGAGCACCCGGATGGCATTCCACGCCATCAAGGCCGGCGAGGGCCACGCGTTCATCTCCGCCGGTGTGGAGACCGTGTCCAACTTCGGCAGCGGCAGTGCCGATGGCTGGCCCGACACCAAGAATCCGTTCTACGCCGACGCCATGGCCCGCAGTGAACAGGCCGCCGCCGGCGCCGAGGAATGGCACGACCCGCGCGAAGACGGCCTGCTGCCCGACGTCTACCTGGCCATGGGCCAGACCGCCGAGAACGTCGCGCTGCACACCGGCGTCAGCCGTGAGGACCAGGACCACTGGGCCGTGCGGTCGCAGAACCGCGCCGAGGAGGCCATCAACTCGGGCTTCTTCGCCCGCGAGATCACCCCGGTGACGCTGGCCGACGGCACCGTCGTTTCCACCGATGACGGCCCGCGTGCCGGCACCACCTACGAGAAGATCAGCCAGCTCAAGCCGGTCTTCCGCCCCAACGGCACCGTGACCGCCGGCAACGCCTGCCCGCTGAACGACGGCGCCGCCGCGCTCGTGGTGATGAGCGATGTGCGCGCCAAGGAGCTGGGCCTGACCCCGCTGGCCCGCGTGGTGTCGACCGGTGTGTCCGGCCTGTCGCCCGAGATCATGGGCCTGGGCCCGATCGAGGCCGTCAAGAACGCTCTGGCCAACGCCAAGATGACGATTGACGACATCGACCTCTACGAGATCAACGAGGCGTTCGCGGTGCAGGTGCTCGGCTCGGCCCGCGCCCTCGGCATGGACGAGGACAAGCTGAACGTCTCCGGTGGCGCCATCGCCCTGGGCCACCCGTTCGGCATGACCGGTGCCCGCATCACCGCCACGCTGCTGAACAACCTGCAGACCTACGACAAGACCTTCGGCATCGAGACCATGTGCGTCGGTGGCGGCCAGGGTATGGCGATGGTCGTGGAGCGCCTGAGCTAG